From the Deltaproteobacteria bacterium genome, the window GTGTCGCTTGCCCGTTGATTGGGACGTCGTTTATGGCATGATGCCTCAGTTACGAGACTCAGCCAACCATGAGGAAAAAGAGCATGCGCATCGCAGCCGTAGACCTTGTCAGCAACACCTGTTTTCCGGCCTTGGCCGCCCAGGAGCTGGGTTTCTATCGGGAGGAGGGCGCGGACGTGGAGATCGAACTGGTCTCCCAGATCGGCGCCACGCGGGCGCTCCGGGAAGGGAGCGCGGACGCCATGATCGCGGGGTCGGTGCACGACCTTCTGCGCGAGTTTCCCGGCTGGAATGGGGCCAAGCTGCTAGTGGCGCTGTCCCAGGGGACGCCGTGGCTCCTGACGGTGCGGGCGGATCTCGAGGCCGAACGGGGCGACTTCAATGCGCTGAAGGGCCTGCGGCTCACGGCGGCGGAGGGGCCGGACCTGGTGTTCAAGACGCTGCTGGCGGCCGGCGGGCTGGACCCGGAGCGCGACGTAAGCATCGTGCATCTGCCGGGGTCCGAGGCGCGCGACGTTTCGTTCGGAGTGTACGCGGCCCGCGGTCTGGAGTCCGGACAGATCGACGGCTTCTGGTCCAACGCCATGGGCAGCGCCACCGCGGTCTCGCTCGGGGTCGGCAAGGTTCACGTGGACGTGCGGCGGGGCGACGATCCCGCTGAGGTCCGCTACTGTACCTTCGCCGGACTCGGGACCACGGACTCCTTCATCGAACGGGAGCCGGAGCAGTGCGCGGCGGCCGTGCGCGCCATCGTCAA encodes:
- a CDS encoding ABC transporter substrate-binding protein, with the protein product MRIAAVDLVSNTCFPALAAQELGFYREEGADVEIELVSQIGATRALREGSADAMIAGSVHDLLREFPGWNGAKLLVALSQGTPWLLTVRADLEAERGDFNALKGLRLTAAEGPDLVFKTLLAAGGLDPERDVSIVHLPGSEARDVSFGVYAARGLESGQIDGFWSNAMGSATAVSLGVGKVHVDVRRGDDPAEVRYCTFAGLGTTDSFIEREPEQCAAAVRAIVKAQKALRADPSRAAEVGEGLFPEDATALITGIVERDVPFYEPAITEEAVAKLNAFAQSVGHLPGPVPYEQVAAVRFGDLWAG